In Mesorhizobium sp., one DNA window encodes the following:
- a CDS encoding lytic transglycosylase domain-containing protein, translating to MFCFLVAAHPARAEPEKPPITIDRICDLIWVHARVNRLPEDFFARLIWKESRFDPGAISPAGAEGIAQFMPGTAAMRKLADSFDPDLAIPASAKYLGELKARFGNLGLAAAAYNSGESRVSRWLSSGGFLPLETENYVLDIMGEPADVFADPAYAGKVRPLDSDRGFDAACRAMPATMSAVIPMASIHTKPWGIQVAGNFRRDAAIRQYQRIKGRLGKVLADHEPVVSRVRSPIGRRGIYAVRIGADSRREADEICLTLRAAGGSCVVTRNR from the coding sequence ATGTTTTGTTTTCTGGTCGCCGCCCATCCCGCCCGCGCCGAACCCGAAAAGCCGCCCATCACCATCGATCGTATCTGCGACCTGATCTGGGTCCATGCCCGGGTCAATCGCCTGCCGGAGGACTTCTTCGCGCGGCTGATCTGGAAGGAGAGCCGGTTCGATCCGGGCGCGATCAGTCCGGCGGGCGCGGAGGGAATAGCACAGTTCATGCCGGGCACGGCGGCGATGCGGAAATTGGCCGATTCCTTCGATCCTGATCTCGCGATCCCGGCGAGCGCGAAATATCTTGGCGAACTGAAGGCCAGGTTCGGCAATCTGGGGCTGGCGGCGGCCGCCTACAATTCCGGCGAGAGCCGAGTGTCGCGCTGGCTCTCCTCCGGCGGCTTCCTGCCGCTCGAAACGGAGAACTACGTGCTCGACATCATGGGCGAGCCTGCGGATGTGTTCGCCGATCCGGCCTATGCCGGCAAGGTCCGGCCGCTGGATTCGGACAGGGGCTTCGATGCCGCCTGCCGGGCGATGCCGGCGACGATGAGCGCGGTTATCCCGATGGCGAGCATCCACACCAAGCCGTGGGGCATACAGGTCGCCGGCAATTTCCGGCGCGACGCGGCGATAAGACAATACCAGCGGATCAAGGGGCGGCTCGGCAAGGTGCTGGCCGACCATGAGCCCGTCGTCAGCCGCGTGCGCTCGCCCATCGGCCGGCGCGGCATCTATGCGGTGCGGATCGGAGCCGATTCGAGGCGGGAGGCGGACGAAATCTGCCTCACGCTCCGCGCCGCCGGCGGCTCCTGCGTGGTGACGCGGAACCGGTAG
- a CDS encoding transglycosylase domain-containing protein yields MAVGRSRARKGRRAWVRRVVIGLVVLAALPFVLTFLYVLPFIHPVSTLMLKDLVTFQGYDRQWVSLEEVAPPLLHSIVMSEDGQFCSHYGVDLRELGAVIDDAMAGEATRGASTITMQTVKNLFLWHRPLGTVRKVIELPMAVYFDLVVPKRRIMEIYINIAEWGPDIYGAEAAAKHHFGKSAKNLSRREAALLTAALPNPILRNPAKPSPGMRRIAGIIERRARGAGDYVKCLD; encoded by the coding sequence ATGGCCGTGGGACGCAGCAGGGCGAGGAAAGGCAGGCGGGCCTGGGTCCGGCGCGTGGTCATTGGTCTCGTCGTTCTGGCGGCACTGCCCTTCGTGCTGACCTTCCTCTATGTCCTCCCCTTCATCCATCCCGTCTCGACGCTGATGCTGAAGGATCTCGTGACCTTCCAGGGCTACGACCGGCAATGGGTATCGCTGGAAGAGGTCGCGCCGCCGCTGCTGCATTCGATCGTCATGTCGGAGGACGGCCAGTTCTGCTCGCATTACGGAGTGGATCTGCGGGAACTCGGCGCCGTCATCGACGACGCGATGGCCGGCGAGGCGACACGCGGCGCCTCGACGATCACCATGCAGACGGTGAAGAACCTGTTCCTCTGGCACCGTCCGCTCGGCACGGTGAGAAAGGTGATCGAGCTGCCGATGGCGGTCTATTTCGATCTCGTCGTGCCGAAGCGCCGGATCATGGAGATCTACATCAACATCGCCGAGTGGGGTCCGGACATCTACGGCGCCGAGGCGGCGGCGAAGCACCATTTCGGCAAGTCGGCCAAAAACCTGTCGCGGCGCGAGGCGGCGCTGCTGACCGCCGCCCTGCCCAATCCCATCCTTCGCAATCCGGCCAAGCCCTCGCCCGGCATGCGCCGCATCGCCGGCATCATCGAGCGCCGGGCGCGCGGCGCCGGCGACTATGTCAAGTGTCTGGACTAG
- a CDS encoding MBL fold metallo-hydrolase, translated as MRRFRLAFVAAALALLSVAARAQQEDPVPSSCIAMAQSLPNVIYASFTPQPAQADVSKGEVTVTYVGHSTYLIDTPSGVRVATDYSGRYPVDPMPRVVTMNKAHSGHFTRAPDPSIEYPLNGWGEGGEPARHRVVVGDLYVRNVPTDIRSWDGGMEIDGNSIFIFEVAGLCIGHLGHLHHDLTDKHYAAIGRLDVLMVPVDGGMTQSLTNMSRIAERLYSSVILPMHRHSTPMGEFLSLMGEGFAVDYRSERSITLSLSSLPRQPTIVILDGV; from the coding sequence ATGCGCCGCTTCCGCCTGGCATTCGTGGCCGCAGCCCTGGCCCTCCTCTCCGTCGCCGCCCGCGCCCAGCAGGAGGACCCCGTCCCTTCGTCCTGCATCGCCATGGCGCAGTCGCTGCCCAACGTCATCTACGCCAGTTTCACGCCGCAGCCCGCGCAGGCCGACGTCTCGAAGGGCGAGGTGACCGTCACCTATGTCGGCCATTCGACCTATCTGATCGACACGCCAAGCGGCGTACGTGTCGCCACCGACTATTCCGGCCGCTATCCGGTCGATCCCATGCCCCGCGTCGTCACCATGAACAAGGCGCATTCCGGCCATTTCACCCGGGCGCCCGACCCGTCGATCGAGTATCCGCTCAATGGATGGGGCGAAGGTGGCGAACCGGCCAGGCACCGGGTCGTCGTCGGCGACCTCTATGTGCGCAACGTGCCGACCGACATCCGCAGCTGGGACGGCGGCATGGAGATCGACGGCAATTCGATCTTCATCTTCGAAGTGGCGGGCCTGTGCATCGGCCATCTCGGCCATCTGCACCATGATCTAACCGACAAGCATTATGCCGCGATCGGCCGGCTCGACGTGCTGATGGTGCCGGTCGACGGCGGCATGACCCAGTCGCTCACCAATATGAGCCGGATCGCCGAACGTCTCTATTCCTCGGTGATCCTGCCGATGCACCGCCATTCGACGCCGATGGGCGAGTTCCTGTCCCTGATGGGGGAAGGCTTCGCGGTGGATTACCGGTCGGAGCGCTCGATCACGCTGTCGCTGTCGTCCCTGCCGCGTCAGCCGACGATCGTCATCCTCGACGGAGTGTGA
- a CDS encoding polyprenyl synthetase family protein, whose translation MDTTVQNGFEERLAAHAASVEDELRRLLDGRERMGEIARPRRLLAAMRHGVLNGGKRLRPFLVIESAALFGRAGDDVLAAAAALECVHCYSLVHDDLPAMDDDDMRRGQPTVHRAYDEATAILAGDSLLTLAFDILATEGTDLPRNAITPRQRIDLIRGLAIASGIGGMAGGQALDLEAESTAPDEEGIITLQAMKTGALIRYGCEAGAILGGATFAERERLAEFGSAIGLAFQLADDLLDLTADAAAMGKATGKDAAAGKATLPALHGTAWTRKQLRSLVGQAHDLLEPFGAKAAILRQAATFIAERKS comes from the coding sequence ATGGATACGACGGTTCAGAACGGCTTCGAGGAACGGCTTGCCGCACATGCGGCGAGTGTCGAGGATGAACTGCGTCGCCTGCTCGACGGCCGCGAACGCATGGGCGAAATCGCCCGGCCCCGGCGGCTCCTCGCGGCGATGCGCCACGGCGTGCTCAACGGCGGCAAGCGGCTGCGGCCCTTCCTGGTGATCGAGAGCGCGGCGCTGTTCGGCCGGGCCGGCGACGACGTGCTGGCGGCCGCCGCCGCGCTGGAATGCGTCCACTGCTATTCCCTGGTCCACGACGACCTGCCGGCGATGGACGACGACGACATGCGCCGCGGCCAGCCGACCGTTCACAGGGCCTATGACGAAGCGACCGCGATCCTTGCCGGCGACAGCCTCTTGACCCTCGCCTTCGACATCCTCGCGACAGAGGGCACCGATCTTCCGCGCAACGCGATCACGCCACGCCAGCGCATCGACCTGATCAGGGGTCTCGCCATCGCCTCCGGCATCGGCGGCATGGCCGGCGGCCAGGCGCTCGACCTCGAAGCCGAATCGACCGCGCCCGACGAGGAAGGCATCATCACGCTGCAGGCGATGAAGACGGGCGCGCTGATCCGCTATGGCTGCGAGGCCGGTGCGATCCTCGGCGGTGCGACCTTCGCGGAGCGCGAGCGGCTGGCCGAGTTCGGCTCGGCGATCGGGCTCGCCTTCCAGCTCGCCGACGACCTGCTCGACCTGACCGCCGACGCCGCCGCCATGGGCAAGGCGACCGGCAAGGACGCAGCCGCCGGCAAGGCGACCCTGCCTGCCCTGCACGGCACGGCCTGGACCCGCAAACAGCTGCGAAGCCTCGTCGGCCAGGCGCACGACCTGCTCGAGCCGTTTGGCGCCAAGGCCGCCATTCTCAGGCAGGCCGCCACCTTCATCGCCGAGCGGAAGAGCTGA